The genomic DNA GATGTGCTGAACGAACCAGACGAGATCGGGTTCGAAGAGAAAGAGCCACCGTCGATTGAGCTTGTAGTCCCAGACTCGCAGCGGACCGGCTGCGGCGAATGTGACGACGATGAAAGCGGCGCCCAAGACCCAGATTGAGGTTGCCCAGGACAGCAACCCCTGTGCTCGTTCTGTCCACTGACTGCGATCTGAGGGGTTGCTGATCAGCTTCTCGGATTCGACATAGGGTTCAGCAACCATCAGAGTCGATTTTAGACGGAGTCGACAATCACTTCTGCTGTGGGGGATAAAGAAACGGTGAATTCTCGCGAGGATTCTCTGAAAGTCGCGCCGATCGATCTATCGGAATCAGTGCCCGCGGGCGCGAACGACCATCGTGGCGATGCGCACGCGATTGTTCGTGTCCAGTTTGACGTTGATCCGGTTGAGGTGAGTCTTGACCGTAGCCAGACTCATGAACGTCTCCTCGGCGATCTCCTGATTGGACAGACCATCGGACACGAGCCCGGCGATCTGCCGCTCGCGGTCTGTGAGTCCGGACAGCAGTTCAACGGCCTCCCTCTGCAGTCGATGGTCTGAGTTCGATCTGACCTTGGAGATGACCTGCCGCATCGACTGCGGGGAGAGAATGGGCTCACCGGCGTGAACCCTGCGGATCGCGGCGGCGAGTTCCACAGGGCCGATGTTCTTGAGCAGGTATCCGGCGGCTCCGGCCTCGAGTGCCTTGAAGAGGTGATCGTCGCTGCTCATGCTCGTCAGAGACACCACCTTCGGCGGTCGTACACTGTTGAGCAGACGCTGAGTGGCTTCGATCCCGCCGATTCCCGGCATCTGGATATCCATGAGCACGACATCGGGAAAATGCAGAGACGCCTTCTCAACGGACTCTTCCCCGCTCAACGCCGAGGCGACGACGTCGACGCCGTCGGCGGCCTGGAGGATCCCCCTGATCCCGGTGATGACCATGGGATCGTCATCGACGACCATGACTCGGATCGGGGCGGCTTGGTTCATGAACGTCACAATACCCGAGGCCCATGACACGGATCGGCGCGGCGCGGAAGTCCCTGCTCCGCATCGCCTCAGGTCCGGGGTGAGAGGGACCGAAAGCACACCTGCACACGGAACTCATTGCCGAACACCCCGATCGACGCTTCGCCGCCGAACATCTCGGTGCGCTCGCGGATGCCGACCAGACCGGATCCCGATCCGGTCGATCCCAACTGAGCGTCCTGCGGACCCCGGCGGTGACCGGCCGGTCCCGGTCCGTGATCGGGCGCGCCGGCACCGGCTTCTCGTCCCGGTCCCGGCGCATATCGTGGGCGCGGCGGAACACCGACTGGGCCTGGAGGGCTGGGCAGCTGATTGCTCACCGAGATCTGGATACCGCGGGCCGCCGAGACTGCGATGTCCACCGTCACCGGCAGATTCGGCGCATGTTTCATCGCGTTCGTCAGCGCCTCCTGAACAATGCGATAGGCCGCACGGTCGAGCGCAGGCGGGCACGAGTCCACGTCCTGGATGACGATGAGCGGACGGATGACCGTGCCGGTGGACGCCACGGAGGAGATGAGCTCGGGAATCGCAGCCATCGTCGCGCGGCTCGGAGGGGAAGAATTCTCCTGCCCCGGCTGCGGACCAGCCAGATCGCCGTTCCTCACACCACCCACCAGATGACGCAGATCCTCCAGTGACGCGCGGGCTTCCTCCCGCAGGGCTGACGCCGTCGAAGCGACCTCGGGGTCGGTCTGTGCTCCGACCTCAAGGGCGCCGGTGTGCAGCGAGATCACCGACAGGCGGTGGGAGAGCGTGTCGGAAATTCGCGTGCCAAGAGCTCTCGTTCGGACTGTCGGGCGATCTCGGCCGAGAGCGACTCATTCCGCTGAGCCTCGCGCTCGGCGATCGACTCGACCGCTCTCATCCTCCGCGTCCGCCGCAGCAACGCCCCGACCCCTAACGCCGTACACAATCCGATGACGCCGGCTGCGATCGTGATGATCCTGATCGCCAAATGCGAATCCTCCGGCGGGATGGTCGCCTCGAGGCCCGTGACCTGTGCCGGGTCGGGCAGGAAGAAGATGCTGAACGGATTGTGCTCGGGCGACGCCAGACACATCCTCACCGTGGAGAACGCAACCAGTCCGGTGGCCGCCGCCGAGGCGATGATCGCCTGCCGCCGGGGTGCTCGGATGACGAGGTGGAAGACCGCGATGAGGAGCAACAGGGCATCGCCCCACCCCGCCGTGAGCAGTCCGCCGGCCACGAACGGCACCCACGGCCACCTGTGACGGAGGAAGACGAGTCCCCACACGAGGAACAGCAGCAGGACGGCTACGAGCCCGGTGTCGTTGAGTTCCCCATCGGAGAAAGCCCAGGCGTTCGCGGTCACCGCCATCGACGAGGTGAAGAACCCGAAGAGGTAGGCAATGACGCCGACGAGGATGCTGCCGGCGATGCGCACACCGCGCGGGATCCTGCGGCGAGGGGCGGATTGTTCTGACACAAGAGAATCGTAACCGCGAGGACTGACACACGTAGTCCACCTTCCGGCTGGACGAGGTCAACCGATCGGCTGGTCAGGTCCAGCCCGATTGCGGACGTGCCGGCGCGCGGATGCGACGAGGCTGGAGCAGTCAGCCAGATCCAGCTTCGAAGGAGCGTCATGTCCCACCCGCGGAACCCCCAGAACACCCCGCAACAGCCGCAGTCTCCACAGCCCCAATGGTCCCCGCAGCACCAGCCCCCTCACAACACCCAGCACCAGCCCCCTTACAACGCCCAGCAGCCCCAGAACTTCGACTCCCAACAGTGGGCACCCGCGCAGAACCCGCCGGCCTACGGAGCCGGGGGATACCCGCAGCAACCCTATGGTCAGAAACCGCCGAAGCAGAAGAAGCCGCTGCTCAAGCGCTGGTGGTTCTGGCTACTCGCCGTCATCGTCATCATTGCCATCGCCAGCGCGATCGGAGGTGGGGGAGATGACACGAGCACCTCGGAGGGCGGCTCGGCCGATGCTCAGCAGTCGGGGGAGTCCGCGAAGAAGGAAGCCGGCGACAAGCCTGCCGACAAACCTGCCGAAGAAGCAACGTATGGAATCGGAGACACGGTGGCCTCTGATGACTGGGAGATCACCGTCGCAAAGGTCGAAGACGGAGTCTCACAGGTCGGCGACGAATTCCTCAACGCCCAAGCTCAGGGACAGTTCGTCCAGATCCGACTGTCGGTGAAGAACACCGGATCGGAGCCGAACTTCTTCTTCGAAGACGACATCAAACTCGGTGATGATTCCGGCAATACCTACTCTGCCGACTCAGAGGCCGGAATCTACGCGGCCGAGGACAACATCCTCTTCCTCGAAGAGATCAATCCCGGAAACACAGCCGAAGGCATCCTCGTCTTCGACGTGCCCGAAGACGTCGACCCGAACAAGCTGACCTTCGCCGGCGGACTGTTCTCCGACCCGGTGGAGATCTCCCTGAAGTGACCTTACCGGTCCAGCTGTTCCGCCCGGGCGATGATCGACCGGGCGGCACGGACCGTCTGCCCGAGGAACCCACGACCGAACAGACGGATATGCGCGAGCAGAGCGAAGAAGCTGTGAACCGGCAGGTCATCCCGCCAACCGTCCGGCATCGGATGTTCCTGTTCGTAACCGGAATAGATCTCGTCGAGATACGAGGTCCCGAAGAGACCGAGCAGGGCCAGATCCTCCAAACGGTGACCGCCGTGCGCGGCCGGATCGATGAGAGTGACCCCGTCCGGCGTCCACATGAGATTTCCCGCCCACAGATCTCCGTGAACGCGTGCCGGGGCCTCCTCGTCCTCGCCGCAGATCCCGGCGAAAACTCCGGACGCGATCGCATCGATCGCCGAGGCGACCGTAGCCCGATCCTCACCCGTGAGATCCCCGGCAACCGTCGAGATCAGAGGACGCAGGCGCTGCTCGACCCAATAGTCAGTGAAGTCGCCGACGGACTCGGCGGGCACCTCGAAGGGATTGTCGAGGGGCCCGAAGAACGACTGCGGAGCCGGTGACCAACCGAAACCGGGAGCACCCGCATCGTGAAGCCGGGCCAGGTCGCGACCGAAGGCGGCGGCCGCCTCGGCGGAGGGACCCACCTCGTCGAGACGGCGCAGCTGCAGAAAATCCGCGCCATGTTCGATGACGTCGACGACAGGGACCACACCCGGTTCGGCCAACCATCTCAGCCCCGCGGCCTCGGCGGCGAAGAAGCCGTCCGGGGCGGACTTCCGCAGTTTGAGGAAATCAGTCATGGCCCCAGGGTAGTGGCCCGGTCGTCGGCTATCAGCCTGATCACGGTCACGGGGGTCACCTGGGTCCGCTGCGGGGCAGGGGCACCTGTACGATCGAATTATGGCTTGGCAGTACTGGACGGAAGCCGCCCGGCAAGGGGGCTGGCGTGAAGTTCCCACCCCGCACGCGGACCCTGACTCAGGGAGCGAGCTGCGGATCATCACCACCGCCTCGGCGGTGTCGAAGGGCACCGAATCACTCGTCCACACCGGCCGCATCCCCGCTCGCGTCGAAGACTTGATGCGGGCTCCTCACCAGCTCGGGGACTTCCCGTTCCCAGTGTCGTACGGCTACCTCGGCGTCGGCGTCGTCGACGAAGGACCGCGTGACTGGATCGGCGCTCGGGTCTTCGGCCTACTGCCCCATCACTCCCACCACATTGTGACCACCGAGGATGTCCACCTCATTCCCGATGACATCGACGACCACAGGGCGCTGTTGGCCGGCGCCGTCGAAACCGGTCTCAACATCCTCTGGCAGCAGCCGCCGCGCTTCGCCGACCGCGTCGCCGTCATCGGTGCGGGCATGATCGGCACATCCACCGCGCTGCTGGCCTCCCGGATGCCGCTCGACCGACTCGAAATCGTCGAGACCGACCCGCACAGGCGCGCACTGCTGGCCGACCTCGGCCTCACCACGGTCGCACCGGACGATGCCTCCTCCGACTGCGACCTCGTCATCAACACCTCCGGGAACCAGGCCGGACTGGCCCGCGGACTCGAGATCACCGGCGACGACGGCACCGTGATCGAAGCATCCTGGTACGGCAGCGACAGCCCCAGCGTGCCGCTCGGCGCAGACTTCCACGCCCGCCGGCTGAGCATCATCGCCTCACAGGTCGGCGAGGTCGCCGCCGGACATCGAGCGCGCCGCACCCGCACCCAACGGATGCGCGCGGCCCTGACAGCCTTGAACGATGACCGCTTCGATTCCCTGATCACCGGAGTCTCCGACTGGACGGAGCTGCCGACGGTCATGGACGAACTCAGCGGCGGTGACGGCCCTGCCCGCTCCGCACTCTGTCATGTCATCGACTACACGGGCGCCCACGCCGACTGACTGATTCCCGGGCACTGCAGTCGCGTCGAACCGCACGCATCCGCAACCCGGAGACGAAGAACCAACCGGTACCCCGAGAGGAAAGAGAAGACGATGTTCGGACTCACCGTCAACGACCACGTGATGATCGCCCACAGCCTGCCCGACGAATTCTTCGGACCAGCCCAAGGCGTCCACGGTGCCACTCTCGAAGTCTCGGCGACCTTCACCCGTCCGAGCCTGGACGAGCATTCAGTCGTCCTCGACATCGGCGAAGCCATGAGCCTGCTCGACGCGGCCCTGTCCCCACTGCGCTATGCGAACCTCGACGAACACCCGGACTTCACCGGGAAGCTGAGCACGACCGAAGCCGTCGCCGAATACATCGGACAGCGCCTGGCCGAATCCCTGGCGGACCGCCCCGAGATCGGCATCAGCATCGAGCTGCGGGAGAATCCGCGCGCAGCGATCACGTACACCGTCCCGGAGCGGGCGTGAGCCTTCACCTCATCGAACCCGATCTCGGCCGCATCAGCGGGGGAGCGGCATTCAACCGGGCAGTCGCCGAGGCGGCCGGTCCCCGGATCGTGCTCCATTCGGTGCCCGGTTCCTGGGATGAACCGGGACCAGCCGAGTCAGCGGCTGTGAATAATCTCCTGGCCGCAGTGACCGGACCCGTCCTCCTCGATGGGCTCATCGCCACTGCGCTGCCCGAGGTGATGACCGATCCTGGAGACACGAACCGCACCGAGCAGGGTTCGCCCATCCTGCTTATCCATTGCCTGGCAGACAGTGACGACAGAGCCGCCTGCGACCGCGAACGACAGGTCGTCAGTGCCGCACCCGCCGTCATCACCACGAGTCGGTTCACCGCCGCAGGATTGGAATCTCGGTACGGGATCCGCGCCGAGGCGGCCGTGCCCGGAAACCCTGCACGCCCACAGAGCTCTGGCGGCGGCGGAGGCCATTTCGTGTGTATCGGCGCCATCGAGGAGAACAAAGGACAGCTGCTCATCGCCGAAGCCCTGACAGAGCTGATTGGCGGAGAAACAACACAATCCGATGTCCGCAAACAGGATGATGCGGCTGCAGAACGGCTGTGGCGGGTCACCTTCGCCGGCCCGCTTGTGGACGCAGATTACGGCCGCCGGCTGCAGGCGGCGTGCCAAGAGTTGCCTGCGGGCAGAGCCGACGTCGTCGGAGAACTCAGCCCCGCCGAGATCGACGCCTTGTACAGCAACGCCGACTTGCTGCTTCTGCCCTCACGCTCGGAGGCCTATGGGATGGTCGTCGCGGAGGCGGCCGCCGGCGGGATCTCCGCCTTCGTCACTGTCGGAACCGGAGCCGAAGAGCCTCTGGGTGCCGGACTCGGCTTGCCCCGCACCGTCGGCGCGTGGGCACAGGCACTGCACCGCTGGCTGACCGACGTTGAGTTCCGCACCGAACTGGACGAATCGGCCCGCCGGAATCGTCCCAACGCCGTACGCTCGTGGACTGACACCGCCGACACGGTTCTGCGCATCGCCGCCGACCATTCCCGCCCGGCCGCACCGGCTTCCTCGGTCGAACAGCAGGAATCGTCAGTTGTGGCGGACAACAAGCAGAGGAGCAACTCGTGACTGCGGCCGAACCCGACTGGCTGGATCTGCGCCGTTCCGTCGATGACGCAGCGCGCCAGGAGTCGCTGCATCTGCTCGATGACGCAGTCGCACGACTGAGGTACGGAGCAGAGTCGAACACGAAGTCACTGCTGGCCATCGATATCGGGGCCGGCACCGGCAACTCTGCGCTGTGGTTCGACGCTGCCCTGCGCTCTCGCCTGCCCGACTGGCAGATCAACTGGATCCTCCTCGACTCCGACCAAGCTTCCCTCGATCTGGCGGCAACGGCACTACCTGACGCACGCACGATCTGTGCCCCGATCTCCGCGCTCCCGACTCTCAGCGCCGAGCTGCTCTCTGCTTCGGATTTCCAGGGATCCCAGCTGCTGCTCACCTGCAGCGCCCTCTTCGACGTCCTCACCGAAGCCGACCTCACCGCCGTCATTCGCACCCTCACCGACCACGACGGCCTCGGTCTGTTCCTGCTCAGCATCGTCGGAGGGTGGGAACTCGACCCTTCCCATCCGCACGACGCTGCCATCGACGCAGCCTTTACCGCCCACCAGCACCGCGACGGCAGGCTCGGCCACCACGCACCCGAACACCTCATGAGCGTCGCCCGCAGACACGGACTCACCGCATTCGAGGGTCCCAGCCCGTGGCGCCTCTCGGTCCCGGAAGACCGGACCTTCCTCAACAGATTCCTCTCCGAACGACTCGAGGCAGCCGTTGAGGAGGACCCGGCGCTCGCCGCAGCCGCACAGGACTGGTGGAGTCAACGGCTGGCGCAGCTGGACTCGGGACTGCGCGTCAGGGTCGACCACCTCGATGTGCTCATCGACGCTGTCGACCGCGGACGACAGACCCCAGCCGTTCGTGCGGCCACCCCTCCGACTGGGACAGAAGTGACATGACCTGGGCGAAGAGGGCCCTCATGCTCGCAATCACCGTCGCGCTGCTGGCGCTGACGGTGAGAGTCGTCGGCGCTCAAGCACTCGTCGACGGATGGCAGGTCCTCAACGTCTGGACGGTCCTGGCCGCACTCGGCTGCGGATTCATCATGACCGGCGCCCAAGCTCTGCGCTGGACGCTGCTGCTCGCACACAGAGGCACGACCATCACGTGGTCACGGGCCCTCGCCGACTGCTATTCCTCGTCGCTGCTCAACATGGTCCTGCCCGGCGGACTCGGCGGAGATGCCGCCCGAGTCGCCGTCTACCGGCACACCGGAGCGAAGAAGTGGCTGTCACCTCTGGTTGCCGTCGGCGCCGAACGACTGAGTACGACGACGTTGCTCTTCGCCACCGCCTCCTTCACCCTCATCGGAGTCTCCGGCCGGCTGGCACTCATGGCCGCCGCCGTTTCTATTGCGACCCTGGTCGTCTCCGAGTGGGGCATGCGGGGAATGGACTGGCGGCACACTCTCACCATCTGGTTGTCCTCGGCCCTGGGAATGGCAGCTCTCTTCGTACTCTTCCTCATCGCCATGGCGGCACTCGGGGGACCCGTCGTGCCGGTGCTCGCGGTCGTCGGACTCGCCGCGATGAGCATCCCGATCGGCGTCGGCGGATGGGGTGTGCGCGAACTCAGCGTCAGCCTCATCGCAGCCGGAATCTCCGTGTCGATGGACACCGCAGTGACAGCCTCGACCGGCTACGGCCTGCTCGCGGTGATCTCTACGCTGCCCGGAATCGTCACTGTGTGGGCTGCGGGGACTCGACGGAAGCGGACTCCTGCACACTCGGGCTCAGCTGCGAATGAGCAACCGCAGCCGGACTGAGCAGGTATTCGGTACACATATCCTCGCCGAGTTCGAACCGACGGAACGGCGTCCGCAGAGCCTGCGCCATCACCTCGGACCCTTCGAAACGGATGCCCGGCACACCATCGCCGATGAACACCGGAGCGGTGGTGAGGAACAGACGGTCGAGAGCACCCGCGGCAAGAAATGATGAGACGGTACGTCCGCCGCCCTCGACGAGGATGGACCCAGCCACCTCGCCACGGACGACGTCGATGATGTCCTGTGGGGACGCCGACGGGGGAAAACGGACCACGCGGACGTGGTCACCGACATCCGCATTGGGAGCCGCCTCGGCGCCGATCAGCCATATGGTCGGTGTCGGACCGATGCTCAGCACCGTCGACGTGACCGGCACACGGGCGTGCGGATCGAGGACGACGCGGACCGGGTCGGTGCCGGGCACCGCACGGACGGTCAGCTGCGGATCATCGGCGATGACGGTCTGAGCACCGACGAGGACGGCGCCCACATGAGCTCGGATCCGGTGCAGATGGGTGCGATCCGTGGTTCCGGAGACGAAGCAGGCGTCGCCGGTGCGGGTGGCGATGAATCCGTCCTGGCTCTGTGCGAGTTGGGCGACGACCTCCTCGTTCGCGGCCAGAGCTGCGTAGATGTCCGTATCGACACCCATGTCGACACCGGGCAGCTGCGTCCGCGATGACTCCGTATCCCTCGCGGGCGGGACATCGTGGTCCATCCGCTGCCGTTTGGTGGTGAGATAGGCACTGTTCTCCGGCCGGTCGGCCACGGGCAGCCGAACCCGGGAAACGACCTCGATGCCCAATTCCTCGAGCGCGTGCTGTTTGCTCGGATTCGAGGTCAGCAGCCGGATGCGCGGGCAGCCGAGCTCACGCAGAATCATAGCCGCCGCAGTGTAGTCACGGGCGTCGTCGGGCAGTCCAAGGGCACGATTGGCGGCGACGGTGTCCATGCCCTCGTCCTGGAGAGCATACGCCTGCAGCTTCGCGGCCAGGCCGATTCCGCGACCTTCATGCTCGGCCATATAGACGAGCATTCCGTGTCCCTCGGCCGCGATCGCAGCCAACGCCGCATCGAGCTGGTCCCCGCAGTCGCACCGATGCGAACCCAGAGCATCACCGGTGAGGCATTCGCTGTGTACCCGGACCAACGGTCGGACACAACCGGCCGGGTCGCCCATTGTCAGCACCGCATGGGTGACTGCGTCGGCAGTGAACGACCTGATGGCGAATGTCCCGTGCTCCGTGGGCAGCGAACTCACCGGGCCCGTGACGAGGCGCTCGGGGCCGGTGCTGGTGTGCGTCGACGTCATGCCAACAGTATAGGAAGAAAGATCGTGGTCACCGTGCATGTCGCTCGAGCCAGATGATATCGCGGCCGAACGACCAGGTGAGCGCGGCCAGAGCCAGTCCGGCCGCACCGAAGCCGATCCATTCGTGAGCTTGGGCCAGGGGAGAGGCGGCAGTGATGAGGAGGATGCCCTGCGATGCGGCTACCACCTTGCGCATCTGCGAGAACGGCAACTTCTGCTGCCACTGGGGACGGAACGCCGTGATGAAGCGGAAGACGTAGTAGTACAGGCCCGGCAATGCCGTCCACCACCCCCACAACGGGACGAGCGCGAGCGCGAGGATGAGGATGAACACGGCATCGACCGTCTCGTCGAACCCGGCTCCTGCCTCGGTGACCTGGGTGCGGCGGGCCACGAATCCGTCGAGTCCGTCGAGGGCGAGAGCGAGTGAACCGACGATCACGGCGGCCCACGTCAGGCCCGGCTGCGAGTGGATGATCAGGCAGGTGCAGACGATGACCAGGCCCAGTCGGCAGGCCGTCACCGTATCGGCCGGCGTCCACGGCCGACCCCGGCGCAGGCGCGGTCCGACGCCGATCGCCGCGACCACGACGACAGCGAGCACCGTCACCAGTGCAGGGTTGAGGATCACGGAGACGATCGCCGAGGCGGCCAGAAGAGACGCTGCCACGGTTCCGCTGCGTACGGCGCCGTTGAGCAGCCCGGTCCAGGTACCGATTCCGGTATCGACTCCGGCATCGCCGGAGCCGGTGCCTGTGCCGCCGACTGTGCCGGCGGCGTCGGTCCGTGGCTGGGTCACAAAAAGCTTCCTTTCTCAGGTGCCGACAAGCGTGCCTGTCGGTGTGATGGACGTGACAGACTCTGATCCTCACCATAGACGATGTCGGAACGGATCAGCCGCGAAGGGTGGCTATCGGTGGGAAAGGGGCGAGAATCACCCGTAATGTCGTGGTGACGGTTTCGGTGCGGACTGTCCCCGGTACCGGCCGACGTCATAGGGTGAACCCAGAGTCCGCACCGCATAGAGACGGACCCGGGACGAAAGGGGCACCCACAGGTGACGAAGAACGGAGACCACAGCGCCGCAGGAGCGCAGAACGGCCATTCGTGCTGCGCCCCGGCGACCACCCGCGCCGAGGCGACCGACAGCCATCCGATGACCGTTGCAGCTGGTCCTGCCGTGAATTCCGAGTCGAGCCCCGAGTTCAGCTTCGACTTCGTCACAGCCGGCGGACCCTTCGATATGGGCGATCCCTTCGGCGACGGGCATCCTGCCGATGGTGAGGGACCACGTCACCGGGTCGACCTCACCGAATTCGAGATCGCGACGACGAGCGTGACGAACGACGATTTCGCCCGGTTCGTCGCTGATACCGGCTTCGTCACAACGGCAGAACGTTTGGGAACCTCGGCGGTGTTCGCCATGCTCCTGGAGACCAATCCGGGGGCGCGGGCTCATGTTCTCGGCCAGGCTCCGGGCGTGCCCTGGTGGGTCGAAGTCTCCGGGGCGAACTGGGCCGCACCAGAAGGGCCCGGATCCACCATCGATGACCGGAGAGACCATCCCGTCGTCCACATCAGCTGGGACGATGCCCAGGCCTATTGCGCTTGGTCCGGTACACGGCTGCCGAGCGAGGCCGAATGGGAGCTCGCCGCTCGCGGTGGTCTCAAAGGCCGCCGTTATCCGTGGGACAACCGGCTGCTGATCGACGGGGAATGGAACTGCAATATCTGGCAGGGCGAATTCCCGACTGCGAACACCCTCGACGACGGGTTCATCGGGACCGCACCGGCCCGACACTTCGCTCCTAACGGTCTGGGCCTGTTCAACACCGTCGGCAATGTGTGGGAATGGTGCGCCGACTGGTTCGCTCGCGACTACTACCAGCGTTCCCCGCAGTCCGATCCGCGCGGCCCCGATACCGGAGATAAGCGGATCATGCGCGGAGGATCGTTCCTGTGCCACGACTCCTACTGCAACCGCTATCGGGTGGCCGCCCGATCCTCGAACACACCTGATTCCTCGGCCTCGAACATCGGCTTCAGAGTCGTCGGCGGAGCACTCTAACCTTCGACGTCAGCTCGTGAGTTCTGCTCCGAGGCGGCACCTCGGGCAATGACAGTGGGACCGCCTCGGCCGAGCATTTGGACGCTCGATAGACTTCGGATCATGTCGAGAATCACCTGCCCCGAACTGAGCACGAAGACCGTCACTGCTGAGGCAGCAGCCCGCCATATCGACAATGGCCAACGCGTGGCGATGAGCGGTTTCACCGGTTCCGGGTACCCGAAGGCAGTGCCGGGGGCGGTAGCCGCACGCGCTCGGGCCGCCCACGATCGGGGTGAGGACTTCCGCATCGAACTGTGGACGGGAGCATCGACGGCGCCGGAACTCGACGGGGTCCTCGCCGAAGCGAACGCGGTGAGCAAACGGCTGCCGTTCCAATCCGATCCGGCGATGCGGGCCTCGATCAATTCGGGTGACACCGCGTATGTCGACACTCACCTCAGCCATTCGGCTCAGCAGGCGTGGTTCGGCTTCTACGGCAACCTCGACGTCGCCGTCGTCGAAGTCGCGGCGATCCTGCCCAACGGTCTGCTGGTTCCCGGCAGCTCGGTCGGGAACTCGAAGACATGGCTCGACCTGGCCGATAAGGTCATCCTCGAAGTGAATGACTGGCACCCGCGCGGGTACGAAGGCTTCCACGATGTCTACTACGGAACCCGGCGTCCGCCCGAGCGGCTGCCGATCCAACTGCTCGAGCCGATGCAGCGCATCGGTGACCCCTATCTGCGAGTTGACCCGGCGAAGGTCGTCGCCGTGGTGGAGACGAATGCTCCGGACCGGAACCTGCCATTCAAACCTGCCGACGAGGACTCGAAGGAGATCGCTGGTCACCTCGTTGACTTCCTCCGCCATGAGATCGCAGCGGATCGGCTGCCGCCGGAACTGCTGCCGCTGCAGTCAGGCGTCGGCAATGTCGCCAATGCGGTGATGGGCAATCTCGCCGACAGCGAGTTCGCGGGACTGACCGCCTATACGGAAGTCATCCAGGACGGAATGCTCGACCTCATCGACAGCGGAAAGCTCACCTCGGTGTCGGCGACGGCGTTCTCGCTCTCGGCCGAGCGGGCAGAGGACTTCAACGACCGGATCGAGTCGTACAAGGGCAGGATCCTGCTGCGCACACAGGAGATGTCGAACCACCCGGAAGCCATCCGCCGACTCGGCATCATCGCCATCAACGGAATGGTCGAGGCCGATATCTACGGCAACGTCAACTCCACCCATGTGACCGGGTCGTCGATCATCAACGGCATCGGCGGCTCCGGTGACTTCGCCCGCAATGCCTACCTCAACTTCTTCGTGTCGAACTCGCAGGCCAAAGCGGGAGCGATCTCTGCGATCGTGCCGTTCGCCAGCCATATCGACCACACCGAACACGACACTCAGATCTTGGTCACCGAACGGGGCCTGGCCGATCTGCGCGGACTGCCGCCGGTAGCCAGGGCACGGAGGATCATCGACAACTGCGCCCACCCGGACTACCGCGATCCCCTCAACGACTACCTCGAGCGTGCGATCGCGGCGAACCCGACCGGTCGGCATACGCCGCACATCCTCGCCGAGGCTCTGTCCT from Brevibacterium sp. JSBI002 includes the following:
- a CDS encoding response regulator transcription factor, which encodes MNQAAPIRVMVVDDDPMVITGIRGILQAADGVDVVASALSGEESVEKASLHFPDVVLMDIQMPGIGGIEATQRLLNSVRPPKVVSLTSMSSDDHLFKALEAGAAGYLLKNIGPVELAAAIRRVHAGEPILSPQSMRQVISKVRSNSDHRLQREAVELLSGLTDRERQIAGLVSDGLSNQEIAEETFMSLATVKTHLNRINVKLDTNNRVRIATMVVRARGH
- a CDS encoding zinc-dependent alcohol dehydrogenase, encoding MAWQYWTEAARQGGWREVPTPHADPDSGSELRIITTASAVSKGTESLVHTGRIPARVEDLMRAPHQLGDFPFPVSYGYLGVGVVDEGPRDWIGARVFGLLPHHSHHIVTTEDVHLIPDDIDDHRALLAGAVETGLNILWQQPPRFADRVAVIGAGMIGTSTALLASRMPLDRLEIVETDPHRRALLADLGLTTVAPDDASSDCDLVINTSGNQAGLARGLEITGDDGTVIEASWYGSDSPSVPLGADFHARRLSIIASQVGEVAAGHRARRTRTQRMRAALTALNDDRFDSLITGVSDWTELPTVMDELSGGDGPARSALCHVIDYTGAHAD
- a CDS encoding 6-pyruvoyl trahydropterin synthase family protein, with product MFGLTVNDHVMIAHSLPDEFFGPAQGVHGATLEVSATFTRPSLDEHSVVLDIGEAMSLLDAALSPLRYANLDEHPDFTGKLSTTEAVAEYIGQRLAESLADRPEIGISIELRENPRAAITYTVPERA
- a CDS encoding glycosyltransferase family 4 protein, producing the protein MSLHLIEPDLGRISGGAAFNRAVAEAAGPRIVLHSVPGSWDEPGPAESAAVNNLLAAVTGPVLLDGLIATALPEVMTDPGDTNRTEQGSPILLIHCLADSDDRAACDRERQVVSAAPAVITTSRFTAAGLESRYGIRAEAAVPGNPARPQSSGGGGGHFVCIGAIEENKGQLLIAEALTELIGGETTQSDVRKQDDAAAERLWRVTFAGPLVDADYGRRLQAACQELPAGRADVVGELSPAEIDALYSNADLLLLPSRSEAYGMVVAEAAAGGISAFVTVGTGAEEPLGAGLGLPRTVGAWAQALHRWLTDVEFRTELDESARRNRPNAVRSWTDTADTVLRIAADHSRPAAPASSVEQQESSVVADNKQRSNS
- a CDS encoding fructosamine kinase family protein, whose amino-acid sequence is MTDFLKLRKSAPDGFFAAEAAGLRWLAEPGVVPVVDVIEHGADFLQLRRLDEVGPSAEAAAAFGRDLARLHDAGAPGFGWSPAPQSFFGPLDNPFEVPAESVGDFTDYWVEQRLRPLISTVAGDLTGEDRATVASAIDAIASGVFAGICGEDEEAPARVHGDLWAGNLMWTPDGVTLIDPAAHGGHRLEDLALLGLFGTSYLDEIYSGYEQEHPMPDGWRDDLPVHSFFALLAHIRLFGRGFLGQTVRAARSIIARAEQLDR
- a CDS encoding sensor histidine kinase; amino-acid sequence: MISLHTGALEVGAQTDPEVASTASALREEARASLEDLRHLVGGVRNGDLAGPQPGQENSSPPSRATMAAIPELISSVASTGTVIRPLIVIQDVDSCPPALDRAAYRIVQEALTNAMKHAPNLPVTVDIAVSAARGIQISVSNQLPSPPGPVGVPPRPRYAPGPGREAGAGAPDHGPGPAGHRRGPQDAQLGSTGSGSGLVGIRERTEMFGGEASIGVFGNEFRVQVCFRSLSPRT
- a CDS encoding DUF4352 domain-containing protein, with product MSHPRNPQNTPQQPQSPQPQWSPQHQPPHNTQHQPPYNAQQPQNFDSQQWAPAQNPPAYGAGGYPQQPYGQKPPKQKKPLLKRWWFWLLAVIVIIAIASAIGGGGDDTSTSEGGSADAQQSGESAKKEAGDKPADKPAEEATYGIGDTVASDDWEITVAKVEDGVSQVGDEFLNAQAQGQFVQIRLSVKNTGSEPNFFFEDDIKLGDDSGNTYSADSEAGIYAAEDNILFLEEINPGNTAEGILVFDVPEDVDPNKLTFAGGLFSDPVEISLK